A region from the Triticum aestivum cultivar Chinese Spring chromosome 3D, IWGSC CS RefSeq v2.1, whole genome shotgun sequence genome encodes:
- the LOC123076317 gene encoding atherin-like has protein sequence MARCRVSVGFIPSSPPRPSAPRPSLAVLGTTSPPRWSTRGPPPAAAAPVRRPTTSSAALPTPTRGTTAQPRRSDQPPLEAQAATISTSSASTSLAIAARRPHHRLYGDAPEPLPSLSRYGPLHQPDPSTSGAAFACLRHLRQNLFGPMISGSMDHVWTDVILNCRCSWRVAAILLGRIYARPRPQSIHCTSV, from the exons atgGCTAGGTGTAGGGTTAGCGTCGGCTTCATCCCCAGTTCCCCACCCCGCCCCTCAGCTCCTCGGCCATCGCTCGCCGTCCTCGGCACCACCTCGCCGCCGCGCTGGTCCACCCGTGGTCCTCCACCGGCCGCTGCAGCCCCTGTACGCCGCCCGACGACCTCCTCCGCTGCCCTCCCTACCCCGACCAGGGGCACAACCGCGCAGCCGCGCCGGTCAGACCAGCCACCGCTGGAGGCCCAAGCAGCCACCATCTCCACCTCGTCGGCCAGCACATCTCTAGCAATCGCTGCTCGCCGCCCCCACCATCGGCTGTACGGCGACGCCCCTGAGCCCCTGCCTTCCCTATCGCGCTATGGACCCTTGCATCAGCCAGATCCGAGCACCTCCGGGGCCGCCTTCGCATGTCTTCGGCACCTCCGCCAGAACCTCTTCGGCCCCAT GATTTCAGGGAGTATGGACCATGTATGGACAGATGTGATCCTTAACTGTCGTTGTTCTTGGCGTGTTGCTGCCATTTTACTGGGTAGAATCTATGCACGGCCGAGACCTCAGTCTATCCACT GTACGAGTGTTTAA